The Proteus vulgaris genome has a segment encoding these proteins:
- the fruR_1 gene encoding DNA-binding transcriptional regulator FruR yields the protein MKLDEIARLAGVSRTTASYVINGKAKQYRVSDKTVEKVMAVVREHNYHPNAVAAGLRAGRTRSIGLVIPDLENTSYTRIANYLERQARQRGYQLLIACSEDQPDNEIRCVEHLLQRQVDAIIVSTALPPEHPFYQRWANRSLPIIALDRALESEHFISVVGDDLEDAKMLATELNAFPSQSVLYLGALPELSVSFLREQGFRQVWKDDPREVTYLYANSYEREAAAAAFSEWLNNNPMPDALFTTSFALLQGVMDVTLQRSGRLPTQLVIATFGDHELLDFLECPVLSVAQRHRDIAERVLELVLASLEEEQKPQAGITRIRRDLCRRGSLGRAR from the coding sequence GTGAAACTGGATGAAATCGCCCGCTTGGCTGGTGTTTCACGAACAACGGCAAGTTATGTCATTAATGGTAAGGCGAAACAGTACCGTGTAAGTGACAAGACTGTTGAAAAAGTGATGGCGGTGGTCAGAGAGCATAATTACCACCCGAACGCTGTTGCCGCGGGATTACGTGCTGGTCGTACGCGTTCTATTGGTTTGGTTATTCCTGATTTGGAAAACACCAGTTATACCAGGATCGCAAATTACCTTGAACGACAAGCACGCCAACGCGGTTATCAGTTGCTGATTGCGTGTTCAGAAGACCAACCTGACAACGAAATTCGTTGTGTTGAGCATTTATTACAACGCCAAGTTGATGCTATTATTGTTTCAACAGCATTACCACCTGAACACCCTTTTTACCAGCGTTGGGCTAATCGTTCGTTACCGATTATTGCGCTAGATAGGGCATTAGAAAGTGAGCATTTCATCAGCGTTGTCGGTGATGACTTAGAAGATGCTAAAATGTTGGCAACTGAACTAAATGCTTTTCCTTCGCAATCTGTACTCTACTTAGGGGCTCTTCCTGAACTTTCCGTGAGTTTTTTACGTGAACAAGGTTTTCGTCAGGTTTGGAAAGATGATCCTCGTGAAGTAACCTACTTGTATGCAAATAGTTATGAACGAGAAGCTGCCGCGGCTGCTTTTTCTGAATGGCTAAACAACAATCCAATGCCTGATGCATTATTCACGACTTCTTTTGCTTTGTTGCAAGGAGTTATGGATGTGACATTACAACGAAGTGGCCGTTTACCAACACAATTGGTTATTGCGACTTTTGGTGATCATGAACTATTGGATTTCCTTGAATGTCCTGTTTTATCTGTTGCTCAACGACATCGAGATATTGCAGAGCGTGTATTAGAACTTGTTCTTGCTAGTCTTGAAGAAGAGCAAAAGCCACAAGCAGGTATTACGCGTATTCGTCGTGACTTATGTCGTCGTGGTAGTTTGGGGCGTGCGCGTTAA
- the ftsI gene encoding penicillin-binding protein (peptidoglycan synthetase protein): MKFSRSAKAKAKTKSNAKLRKPEEKTGFVSWRFALLCTGIGIALVALLIRVAYLQIINPDPLIREGDMRSLRVQKVPTARGMISDRMGRPLAVSVPVYAIWADPKVVLDANPDMTDSRWLALADALKISVNQIEQKIVAAPSARFIYLARQVNPEISDYISKLKITGINMRQESKRYYPSGEVTAHIIGVTNIDGDGIEGVEKSFNQWLTGAPGERVVRKDGFNRVIENIAQTDSQAAHNLMLSIDERLQSVVYRELTNAVIKNKAESGTAVLVDVNTGEVLAMANSPSYNPNNLTGTPKDAMRNRAITDIFEPGSTVKPMVVMSALNNHIIEENSVINTVPYRLNGHQIKDVGRYNELSITGILQKSSNVGVSRLALAMPASELVDVYSRFGFGKPTNLGLVGESSGIFPIKKQRWSDLERATFSFGYGLMVTPLQLARVYATIGSFGIYRPLSITKVDPPVPGTRVFPEPVMKTVVHMMESVALPGGGGVSAAIKGYRIAIKTGTAKKVGPDGKYINQYISYAAGVAPASRPRFALVVIINEPKAGKYYGGAVSAPVFGTIMGAVLRTMNVEPDALMPDDKNEFVIKKEEDTSGRS; this comes from the coding sequence ATGAAATTTTCACGTTCGGCAAAAGCGAAAGCAAAGACAAAGTCAAATGCCAAACTACGCAAACCTGAGGAAAAAACAGGGTTTGTGAGTTGGCGTTTTGCGTTGCTTTGTACTGGTATTGGTATCGCTTTAGTCGCGCTATTAATCCGTGTTGCTTATTTACAAATTATTAATCCAGATCCTCTTATTCGTGAAGGGGATATGCGTTCTCTACGTGTGCAAAAAGTCCCAACAGCAAGGGGGATGATCAGCGATAGAATGGGTAGGCCTCTTGCAGTCAGTGTTCCTGTGTATGCCATTTGGGCGGATCCTAAAGTTGTACTAGATGCTAACCCTGATATGACCGACTCACGTTGGTTAGCCCTCGCTGATGCACTAAAAATCTCCGTGAATCAAATTGAACAGAAAATTGTCGCAGCGCCTTCTGCTCGTTTTATCTATCTTGCCCGTCAAGTTAACCCTGAAATTAGCGATTACATCAGTAAATTAAAAATTACAGGGATTAACATGCGTCAAGAATCGAAACGTTATTATCCATCAGGTGAAGTTACTGCTCACATAATTGGTGTAACGAATATTGATGGTGATGGTATTGAAGGTGTTGAAAAAAGCTTTAATCAATGGCTGACAGGGGCTCCTGGCGAGCGAGTCGTTCGTAAAGATGGTTTCAACCGTGTCATTGAAAATATCGCTCAAACGGATAGTCAAGCTGCCCATAACTTGATGTTAAGTATTGATGAGCGCCTGCAATCCGTGGTTTATCGTGAATTAACCAATGCCGTTATCAAGAATAAAGCCGAATCTGGGACAGCCGTTTTAGTTGACGTGAATACAGGCGAAGTTTTGGCGATGGCAAATAGCCCATCTTATAACCCAAATAATTTAACGGGTACGCCTAAAGATGCGATGCGTAATCGCGCTATTACCGATATTTTTGAGCCAGGTTCTACAGTAAAACCGATGGTTGTGATGAGTGCACTTAACAATCATATTATTGAAGAAAATAGTGTTATTAATACTGTTCCTTATCGACTTAACGGGCATCAAATCAAAGATGTTGGGCGATATAATGAGCTGTCGATAACAGGAATATTACAGAAATCGAGTAACGTTGGTGTTTCAAGACTGGCGTTAGCGATGCCTGCATCTGAACTTGTGGATGTTTATTCACGCTTTGGATTCGGGAAGCCAACTAACTTGGGGCTAGTTGGTGAAAGTAGTGGCATATTTCCAATAAAAAAACAACGGTGGTCCGATCTTGAAAGGGCCACCTTCTCATTCGGATATGGGCTTATGGTAACGCCGTTACAATTAGCGCGTGTCTACGCAACGATTGGTAGTTTTGGTATTTATCGTCCGCTCTCAATTACGAAAGTTGACCCTCCTGTACCGGGAACACGCGTATTCCCTGAGCCTGTGATGAAAACTGTCGTACATATGATGGAAAGTGTTGCATTGCCTGGTGGCGGTGGCGTAAGTGCGGCTATTAAAGGTTATCGCATTGCGATTAAAACGGGTACGGCGAAAAAAGTAGGGCCAGACGGAAAATATATCAATCAATATATCTCTTATGCTGCGGGTGTTGCGCCTGCGAGTCGTCCACGTTTTGCGTTGGTTGTGATAATCAACGAACCTAAAGCGGGTAAATATTACGGGGGCGCAGTATCTGCACCGGTGTTTGGCACAATTATGGGCGCGGTTTTACGAACGATGAACGTAGAACCTGATGCATTGATGCCAGACGATAAAAATGAATTTGTAATTAAAAAAGAAGAGGATACAAGTGGCCGATCCTAA
- the murF gene encoding UDP-N-acetylmuramoyl-tripeptide--D-alanyl-D-alanine ligase, protein MIPLSLETIVQVTDGKLSHMAQSQANQLTIKSISTDSRNIDEYCLFIALAGERFDAHDFIADVKEKGAVAVLVNREIDIDCPQIIVKDTRLAMGAIATHIRSLSNAKIVALTGSSGKTSVKEMTASILRHCGETLYTYGNLNNDIGVPLTLFRLTPEHRFAVIELGANHIGEIAYTVDMVKPDSALVNNLFSAHIEGFGSLEGIAQAKGEIFTHLKEQGTAIINLDSNDLPLWQHHLNARQTQWSFSLSAQSNADFYPTDIVVKQFATNFTLHTPEGCVEVTLPLPGRHNIANTLAASALALSAGATLDTIRLGLSTLKAVPGRLYPVALTTGKMVLDDTYNANDGSMIAGLQVLSQLPGYKIFVAGDMAELGKDSEKCHRDVGRFAHNAGIDCVFTVGEHSHFISDENQGGQHFTFKADLLAQLIPLLQQHDVVSVLVKGSRSSAMEDIVNALKECFEC, encoded by the coding sequence ATGATCCCTTTATCCCTAGAAACCATTGTACAAGTCACTGATGGTAAATTGAGCCACATGGCTCAAAGCCAAGCGAATCAATTAACGATTAAGTCAATTTCGACGGATAGTCGCAATATAGATGAATATTGCCTCTTTATTGCATTGGCAGGTGAGCGTTTTGATGCGCATGACTTTATTGCTGATGTCAAAGAAAAGGGCGCTGTTGCTGTATTGGTTAATCGTGAAATTGATATTGATTGCCCACAAATCATTGTGAAAGATACTCGTCTAGCAATGGGGGCGATTGCCACTCATATTCGTTCACTAAGCAATGCAAAAATCGTAGCATTGACAGGATCTTCAGGAAAAACGTCCGTCAAAGAAATGACGGCTTCAATTTTGCGTCATTGCGGTGAAACTTTATATACCTACGGTAATTTAAATAATGATATTGGTGTACCTTTAACACTGTTTCGTTTAACGCCAGAGCATCGTTTTGCTGTTATCGAGCTAGGTGCTAACCATATTGGTGAAATTGCCTATACCGTGGATATGGTTAAACCAGATAGTGCCTTGGTAAATAATCTCTTTTCTGCACATATTGAAGGTTTCGGTTCACTTGAAGGCATAGCTCAAGCGAAAGGTGAAATTTTTACTCATTTAAAAGAGCAAGGTACAGCCATTATTAATCTTGATAGTAATGACTTACCTCTATGGCAACACCATCTAAATGCGCGTCAAACGCAATGGTCGTTCTCTTTATCTGCGCAAAGCAACGCTGATTTTTATCCCACTGATATTGTTGTTAAGCAATTCGCCACTAACTTTACCCTACATACACCAGAAGGCTGTGTTGAAGTCACCCTCCCATTGCCTGGACGTCATAATATTGCCAATACTTTAGCTGCTAGTGCGTTAGCTCTTTCAGCAGGCGCAACGCTTGATACAATTCGCCTTGGTTTATCGACATTAAAAGCAGTACCGGGAAGATTGTATCCTGTGGCGTTAACTACAGGAAAAATGGTGTTAGATGATACCTATAATGCGAACGATGGTTCGATGATCGCGGGCTTACAAGTTTTATCACAATTGCCGGGATATAAGATTTTTGTTGCGGGAGATATGGCTGAGTTAGGTAAAGATTCAGAAAAATGTCACCGTGATGTAGGGCGTTTTGCACACAATGCAGGGATTGATTGTGTTTTTACCGTAGGGGAGCATAGCCACTTTATTAGTGATGAAAACCAAGGTGGTCAGCATTTTACATTTAAAGCCGACTTACTTGCTCAATTGATTCCATTATTACAGCAGCATGATGTTGTTTCAGTTTTAGTAAAAGGTTCACGAAGCTCCGCGATGGAAGATATCGTGAACGCATTAAAGGAGTGCTTTGAATGTTAG
- the mraW gene encoding S-adenosyl-methyltransferase encodes MTTNNFSHTSVLLDEAVNGLNIKSSGIYIDGTFGRGGHSRLILSQLGEKGRLIAIDRDPQAIAVAKEIDDARFSIVHGTFSNIEQYVNELGLVGKVDGVLLDLGVSSPQLDDPERGFSFMRDGPLDMRMDPTSGQSAAQWLMTAAEDDITWVLKTFGEERFAKRIARAIVARNKTEEPLTRTKQLADLISEASPVKERHKHPATRSFQAIRIYINSELDEIEKALKGAVSVLAPEGRLSVISFHSLEDRLVKRFIRNESKGPVVPAGIPLTEAQIKELGSARLSSIHKMKPTGIEVEENPRARSSVLRVAQRIEE; translated from the coding sequence ATGACAACAAATAATTTTAGTCATACCAGTGTATTACTGGATGAAGCAGTGAATGGCCTGAACATTAAATCTTCAGGTATCTATATCGACGGAACATTTGGTCGCGGAGGCCACTCCCGTTTAATTTTATCGCAATTAGGTGAGAAAGGTCGCTTGATAGCGATAGACAGAGATCCACAAGCTATTGCAGTTGCTAAAGAAATAGATGATGCACGATTTTCTATTGTTCATGGGACTTTTTCAAATATTGAACAGTATGTCAATGAGTTAGGTTTAGTGGGGAAAGTTGATGGTGTTTTACTGGATCTAGGAGTGTCTTCTCCTCAACTGGATGATCCTGAACGTGGTTTCTCTTTTATGCGTGACGGGCCTCTTGATATGCGGATGGACCCAACATCGGGCCAATCAGCAGCACAATGGCTAATGACAGCAGCAGAAGATGACATTACTTGGGTATTGAAAACATTTGGTGAAGAGCGTTTTGCTAAACGTATTGCTCGCGCCATTGTTGCTCGTAATAAAACAGAAGAGCCGTTGACTCGAACTAAGCAATTGGCTGATTTAATTAGTGAAGCAAGCCCTGTAAAAGAACGCCATAAGCATCCAGCAACACGAAGTTTTCAAGCAATTCGAATCTATATCAACAGCGAATTGGATGAAATTGAAAAAGCATTAAAAGGTGCCGTTTCAGTTTTAGCGCCAGAAGGGCGCTTATCGGTGATTAGCTTCCATTCGTTAGAAGACCGATTAGTAAAACGATTTATTCGTAATGAGAGCAAAGGGCCTGTGGTTCCAGCGGGGATCCCACTCACAGAAGCTCAGATAAAAGAGTTAGGAAGTGCTCGCTTATCGAGTATTCACAAGATGAAGCCGACAGGTATAGAAGTGGAAGAAAATCCACGAGCACGAAGCTCTGTATTACGTGTCGCGCAACGTATTGAGGAATAA
- the ftsL gene encoding cell division protein FtsL produces the protein MSTERHTLPGVIWQDLLRHSKLPVCLLIAVIISAVYVVTTAHKTRLLTAEKERLVLEKNVLDIEWRNLILEENALADHSRVERFSSDSLGMIHVDPTKENIVVTK, from the coding sequence ATGTCTACAGAACGACACACACTACCAGGAGTTATATGGCAGGATTTACTGCGTCATAGCAAATTACCTGTATGTTTACTGATTGCTGTGATTATTTCTGCGGTGTATGTCGTGACGACAGCACATAAGACGCGTTTATTGACAGCAGAGAAAGAGCGCTTAGTGCTAGAAAAAAATGTATTGGATATAGAATGGCGTAACCTCATTCTTGAAGAAAATGCACTGGCTGATCATAGCCGAGTAGAACGTTTTTCAAGTGATAGTTTGGGAATGATTCATGTTGATCCAACAAAAGAGAACATCGTGGTTACTAAATAA
- the mraZ gene encoding cell division protein MraZ, translated as MFRGATLVNLDSKGRITVPSRYRTTLSEISEGQMVCTIDLNQPCLLLYTLPEWEKIELKLAALSSMNPSERRVQRLLLGHASECQMDSAGRLLLASTLRQHAGLTKEVMLVGQFNKFELWDEQVWYNQIEKDIVAEQTSQEPLSTRLLDLSL; from the coding sequence ATGTTTCGTGGAGCAACACTCGTTAATCTTGACAGCAAAGGGCGAATAACAGTTCCTTCCCGTTATCGAACAACGCTGAGTGAGATTTCTGAAGGTCAAATGGTTTGTACCATTGATCTCAATCAGCCGTGTTTATTGCTTTATACACTGCCTGAATGGGAAAAGATTGAATTAAAATTGGCCGCTTTGTCTTCCATGAACCCGTCTGAGCGTCGAGTTCAACGTTTGTTATTAGGACATGCCAGCGAATGCCAAATGGATAGTGCAGGACGTCTTTTGTTAGCTAGCACGCTAAGACAGCATGCCGGGCTAACCAAAGAGGTCATGTTAGTCGGTCAATTCAATAAATTTGAATTGTGGGATGAACAGGTCTGGTATAACCAGATTGAAAAAGACATTGTTGCCGAGCAAACCTCACAGGAACCGTTATCGACACGACTATTGGACTTATCACTTTAA
- a CDS encoding AMP-binding protein, translating to MITNNNLHDYHIIRRLQMQFLHRGNNIAYRQWDVKHNIEMSWEEVEKKTRALSNALLEMGVSVQENIGIFSQNTIDWSLADIASLQLRAVTVPLYATSSVEQAAYILNDANIRILFVGDQKQYDIASALLALCPQLEHIIVFNSDVVLNANTPSCYLDSLINNTQYQHDDVLAQRIHECNLDDLFTLIYTSGTTGEPKGVMLDYTSLASQLYLHDERLSLSDEDVSLCFLPLSHVFERAWSFYVMHTGAVNVYLTDTHAVREAMSTVKPTVMCAVPRFYEKVYSAIQDKVSQASMLRQFIFKWAIKQGEKQREAQLSQRKLGFISRLCYRFADKKILKPLRQILGGRVRFLPAAGARLDDTVIRFFLATGINIKYGYGMTETCATVSCWEENTYKLGSIGTPLPGVEVRIGAENEIQVRGSIVMKGYFNKPEDTAAAFTEDGWLRTGDAGALDSDGVLFITERLKDLMKTSNGKYIAPQMIEGTLGQDRFIEHIAVIADTRKFVSALIVPCFDALEEHARALNLKYQDRIELLRHTKIKELFDERLREMQKNFSSFHQVKRFTLLPEGFSMESGELTPTLKLRRKIISERYRNEIELMYQD from the coding sequence ATGATAACTAATAATAATCTTCATGATTATCATATAATTAGAAGATTGCAAATGCAGTTTTTACACCGCGGGAATAATATTGCTTATCGTCAGTGGGATGTTAAGCACAATATCGAAATGTCATGGGAAGAGGTTGAAAAGAAAACACGCGCGCTCTCAAATGCATTATTAGAAATGGGTGTGAGTGTTCAAGAAAATATTGGGATCTTTTCTCAAAATACCATTGATTGGTCTTTGGCTGATATTGCTTCTTTGCAATTGCGTGCGGTAACGGTTCCTCTTTATGCTACAAGCAGTGTTGAACAAGCCGCTTATATTTTAAATGATGCAAATATTCGCATTCTTTTTGTTGGTGACCAAAAACAATACGATATCGCTTCTGCATTATTAGCGTTATGTCCTCAACTTGAACATATTATTGTGTTTAATTCTGATGTTGTATTAAACGCAAATACACCTTCATGTTACCTCGATAGTTTAATAAATAATACACAATATCAGCATGATGACGTGTTAGCACAACGTATTCATGAATGTAACTTAGACGATCTGTTTACCTTGATTTATACATCAGGAACAACTGGCGAACCTAAAGGTGTAATGCTCGATTATACGAGCCTTGCATCTCAACTCTATCTCCATGACGAACGCCTTTCGTTATCAGATGAAGACGTTTCATTATGCTTCTTACCACTTTCTCATGTTTTTGAACGTGCGTGGAGCTTCTATGTTATGCACACGGGGGCTGTTAATGTGTATTTAACGGATACACATGCTGTTAGAGAAGCAATGAGTACCGTTAAGCCTACCGTGATGTGTGCTGTTCCGCGTTTCTATGAAAAAGTGTATAGCGCAATTCAAGACAAAGTGTCTCAGGCTTCAATGTTGCGCCAATTTATCTTTAAATGGGCAATCAAACAGGGTGAGAAACAGCGCGAAGCACAGCTTAGTCAGCGCAAGCTTGGTTTTATTTCTCGCTTATGTTATCGCTTTGCTGATAAGAAGATTTTAAAACCATTACGTCAAATTTTAGGTGGACGTGTTCGCTTTTTACCCGCGGCAGGTGCACGTTTAGATGATACGGTTATTCGTTTCTTTTTAGCAACGGGCATTAATATTAAATACGGTTATGGCATGACAGAAACCTGTGCCACGGTTTCATGCTGGGAAGAAAATACGTATAAGTTAGGCTCTATTGGCACACCATTACCTGGTGTTGAGGTACGGATTGGGGCTGAAAATGAAATCCAAGTCCGTGGCAGCATTGTGATGAAAGGGTATTTCAATAAGCCAGAAGATACGGCCGCAGCTTTTACAGAAGATGGTTGGTTACGTACCGGTGATGCCGGCGCACTTGATAGTGATGGTGTACTATTTATTACTGAACGTTTAAAAGACTTAATGAAAACGTCGAATGGTAAATATATAGCGCCACAAATGATTGAAGGTACTTTAGGACAAGACCGTTTTATTGAGCATATTGCGGTGATTGCTGATACGCGTAAGTTTGTTTCAGCGCTCATTGTGCCTTGTTTTGATGCACTAGAAGAGCACGCTCGTGCATTAAATCTAAAATACCAAGATCGTATCGAATTATTGCGTCATACCAAAATTAAAGAGCTGTTTGATGAACGTTTACGTGAAATGCAAAAAAACTTTTCAAGTTTTCATCAAGTGAAGCGCTTTACATTACTTCCTGAAGGTTTTTCAATGGAATCTGGTGAATTAACACCAACATTAAAACTTCGTCGTAAAATTATTTCAGAACGCTATCGAAATGAAATCGAATTGATGTATCAAGATTAA
- the mraY gene encoding phospho-N-acetylmuramoyl-pentapeptide-transferase, producing the protein MLVWLAEYLVKYHTFFNVFSYLTFRAIVGLLTALIIALWMGPHLIAWLQRMQIGQVVRSEGPESHFSKRGTPTMGGIMILFSISISTLLWARLDNPYVWCVLLVLIGYGVIGFVDDYRKVVRKDTRGLIARWKYFWQSVLALVVAFSMYAIGKDTSATQLVVPFFKDVMPQLGMLYILLAYFVIVGTSNAVNLTDGLDGLAIMPTVFVAAGFALVAWATGNVNFASYLKIPYLMHAGELVIVCTAIVGAGLGFLWFNTYPAQVFMGDVGSLALGGALGTIAVLLRQEFLLVIMGGVFVVETLSVILQVGSFKLRGQRIFRMAPIHHHYELKGWPEPRVIVRFWIISLMLVLIGLATLKVR; encoded by the coding sequence ATGTTAGTTTGGCTAGCCGAATATTTGGTTAAATACCATACATTTTTTAATGTGTTTTCTTATCTGACATTCAGGGCGATTGTTGGTTTATTGACGGCTTTAATTATTGCTTTGTGGATGGGACCTCATCTCATCGCTTGGTTACAAAGAATGCAAATTGGACAAGTGGTTCGTAGTGAAGGGCCTGAGTCTCATTTTAGTAAACGTGGCACACCGACAATGGGCGGGATTATGATCCTGTTCTCTATCTCTATCTCCACGCTACTTTGGGCAAGATTAGATAACCCTTATGTTTGGTGCGTGTTGCTGGTTTTAATTGGTTATGGTGTTATCGGCTTTGTTGATGATTATCGCAAAGTTGTGCGTAAAGATACGCGTGGTTTAATCGCACGCTGGAAATATTTCTGGCAATCCGTACTGGCGTTAGTGGTTGCCTTTAGTATGTATGCCATTGGTAAAGATACATCTGCAACACAGCTAGTTGTTCCATTCTTTAAAGATGTTATGCCTCAATTAGGCATGCTTTATATTTTATTGGCGTATTTTGTGATTGTGGGAACCAGTAACGCTGTTAACTTAACGGATGGTTTGGACGGTCTAGCCATTATGCCAACTGTCTTTGTGGCGGCCGGTTTTGCTTTAGTTGCATGGGCAACAGGTAACGTTAATTTTGCAAGCTACTTGAAAATTCCTTATTTAATGCATGCGGGTGAGTTAGTCATTGTCTGTACTGCGATAGTGGGAGCTGGTTTAGGTTTCCTTTGGTTTAATACTTACCCAGCACAAGTCTTTATGGGAGATGTTGGTTCTCTCGCATTAGGTGGCGCGTTAGGCACTATTGCTGTGTTATTACGCCAAGAGTTTTTATTAGTGATTATGGGGGGTGTGTTTGTTGTTGAAACACTCTCCGTTATTTTGCAAGTTGGTTCATTTAAATTACGTGGTCAACGTATTTTTCGTATGGCTCCAATTCATCACCATTATGAATTAAAAGGCTGGCCTGAACCTCGTGTTATTGTCCGTTTCTGGATTATTTCACTGATGTTAGTGCTTATTGGTCTGGCGACGTTAAAGGTGCGTTAA
- the murE gene encoding UDP-N-acetylmuramoylalanyl-D-glutamate--2, 6-diaminopimelate ligase — protein sequence MADPNLSDLLGALGIQAPSLMLKDMTLDSRKAASGDLFIAIKGHETDGRRYIPQAIAQGVSAVLAEAQGVATHGEIRESHGVPVVYIDNLNAELSRLAGHFYHQPAEKLKLIGVTGTNGKTTTTQLLAQWAQGLGETSAVMGTVGNGLLGHVVPAMNTTGSAVDIQLELQQLFNQGATLTAMEVSSHGLVQGRVSALPFVASVFTNLSRDHLDYHGDMANYEEAKWLLFSTHHSGEKIINADDTVGQKWLSRVPDAVAVTMDNKLPANWQGRFVKTTNINYHDEGATIRFSSSWGEGEIESPLIGAFNVSNLLCALATLLVLEYPLDAVINASSALTPVCGRMEVFSADNRPTVIVDYAHTPDALEKALQATRLHCSGKLWCVFGCGGDRDKGKRPLMGAVAEELADKVVITDDNPRSEEPQAIIQDILSGLMEPGRAIAIEGRAEAVTNVIMQADANDMILVAGKGHEDYQLVGSRRLDYSDRLTVARLLGVIA from the coding sequence GTGGCCGATCCTAACTTAAGTGACCTATTAGGGGCACTCGGGATACAAGCACCGTCATTGATGCTCAAAGACATGACACTCGATAGCCGAAAAGCGGCAAGCGGTGATCTTTTTATCGCCATTAAAGGTCATGAAACTGATGGTAGACGCTATATTCCTCAAGCTATTGCTCAAGGTGTTTCAGCGGTATTAGCGGAGGCACAAGGTGTTGCAACGCATGGGGAAATTCGTGAAAGCCACGGCGTTCCTGTTGTTTACATTGATAATCTTAATGCAGAGTTATCAAGATTAGCAGGTCATTTCTATCATCAACCCGCTGAAAAATTAAAATTAATAGGTGTTACTGGGACTAACGGAAAAACGACAACAACACAATTGTTAGCGCAGTGGGCTCAAGGATTAGGCGAAACCAGTGCTGTGATGGGAACAGTCGGTAACGGACTGTTAGGTCACGTTGTTCCAGCTATGAACACCACGGGCTCGGCAGTTGATATTCAATTAGAGTTACAACAACTATTCAATCAAGGCGCGACATTAACCGCGATGGAAGTCTCTTCTCATGGCTTAGTACAAGGTCGCGTTAGTGCTTTACCTTTTGTGGCGAGCGTATTTACTAATTTAAGCCGTGACCATCTCGATTATCATGGTGATATGGCAAATTATGAAGAGGCAAAATGGTTACTTTTCTCTACACACCATAGTGGTGAAAAAATCATTAATGCTGATGATACCGTTGGTCAAAAATGGTTATCACGTGTGCCAGATGCTGTTGCAGTGACAATGGACAATAAATTGCCAGCAAATTGGCAAGGTCGCTTTGTTAAAACAACAAACATTAATTACCACGATGAGGGGGCAACCATTCGCTTTAGTTCAAGCTGGGGGGAAGGGGAAATTGAAAGTCCATTAATTGGGGCATTTAATGTCAGTAACCTTTTATGTGCTTTAGCAACATTGTTGGTTTTGGAATATCCACTAGATGCCGTGATTAACGCGTCATCAGCACTTACTCCTGTTTGTGGGCGAATGGAAGTATTTAGTGCTGATAATCGCCCTACCGTTATTGTTGATTATGCTCATACCCCTGATGCGCTAGAAAAAGCACTTCAAGCTACTCGCTTACACTGTAGCGGTAAATTGTGGTGTGTGTTTGGGTGTGGGGGTGATCGAGATAAAGGTAAGCGCCCACTAATGGGAGCGGTTGCAGAAGAATTGGCTGATAAAGTTGTTATCACTGATGACAATCCGCGTAGTGAAGAGCCACAAGCTATTATTCAAGATATTCTTTCTGGTCTAATGGAGCCCGGCCGTGCAATTGCTATTGAAGGTCGTGCTGAAGCAGTGACTAACGTAATTATGCAAGCCGACGCGAATGATATGATTTTAGTCGCAGGTAAAGGACATGAAGATTACCAGTTAGTTGGTTCACGTCGCCTTGACTATTCAGATAGATTAACCGTTGCACGGTTATTGGGGGTGATTGCATGA